gttttattgttgtagttattattgatgttgttattgatttcatcgttgttgaataggacacagagaaatggagagaggagaagacagagggggagagaaagacagacacctgcagacctgcttcaccacctgtgaagtgactcccctgcaggtggggagtggggggctggaaccgggatctttacactggtccttgcgctttgccgcacgtgcgcttaacccactgcgctaccgcccgactcccgtgattttatttattgagaaagatcagagaagagaaagaactagacatcactggcATAAGCAATgttggggatccaactcaggacttcAGCTCAAGAGTGCAATGCTTTACCCACCGAGTCACCTCCTTgactgattattttattttaatatatgtgaGTGTTCCACACgagacagggagaaaagagagCGAGACAAATCAGAGCGTTACTCTGGTCCACAGGACACCCAGGATGGAACCAGAaacctcagacatacaagtctCATGCTCCACCACTTATTTCCCCAACTTTAAGCTTTGTTTATGCAGCATGTGATGCTTGTATTTGCACTCACTCATGCTTTATCTacagcgccacctcctggactgtaaGAATGGGACTATTTTAAAAGAATCAATTTGGTTTCTGGAACTTGTgaagtcatgcaaaaaaaaaaaaggggggggggttaagaAGGCTGTTTTTCTcaagggccctcctcaatcgctatcgaacaggccatggtccgtgcgctgctatgttccatcgctggggagccagagacgacccgaactgcccctgcggctccagacagactatgacccacataatcaatgactgccacctctccagattcaaaggaggtctcgaaacttgacatcaggctcaacctgacgctgttgactggcttcttcttcttctagcgtttgcccttcttcagtagccagtcaacagcgtcaggttgagcctgatgtcaagtttcgagacctcctttgagtctggagagatggcagtcattgactatgtgggtcattgtctgtagccgcagggtcagttgactggctacggaagaagggcaaacgctagaagaagtgcaaggatccaagtttgagccctcagcccccacttgcaggggtgttgcttcacagggggtgaaataggtctgcaggtgtctttcttccccttctctctccatttctctctgtcctgtccaacaacaaaagaagcaacaacaataatgggaaaaaaaaaaaagagttcaccaggagcagtggattcttaacgtaggcaccaagccccagtgataaccctggatgcaaaaattaaaaaaaaaaataaaacattttaaaaaggctGCTTTTCATTTTGTGAAATCTTAAAGATatgagggctgggcggtggcacacagttaaatgcacatatcgcatgcgaaaggacctgggtttgagtccccccactccccaccagcagggaggacaagtcatgagcagtgaagcaggtctgcaggtatctatcttcttctctatctccccttccttctcaatttctctctgtcctatcaaataaaaataaaagtagaaaggaaaaaaatggctgcaaaagaaaaaaacaagtggtccaggagacggtgcagtggatgaagaagtagactctcaagcaggaggtctcaagttcagtccctggaagcacacgtaccagagtgatgtctggttctttctctctctctcctcttatctttctcattaataaataaaggaaaaaaatggctgccaggagctgtggattcatactgctgccaccaagccccagccataaacctagtggcaattaaaaataataagtaaaagaaaaaaaatcttaaagataGCACCAAATGTGATGCAAGTTTATTTTGATTCTGATTCAACAAATCAACTGTCAAAAGCCATTTTTGAGACAACCAAGAAAAGTTAATTGGCTAtatggggagagaaaaggagagagggagagagaagtaatAAGCAGGGttattattatcaccagggtGAGTGCCAGCATGACGACACCACTagtcctagtggccattttcttttctttcttttatagtatatgacagagagaagtagacaggaagggggagagagagagagacaactgcagcactgctccaccattcttgaagctccccctgcacactggataaagccctggactctcgagcatgaagtctggagattttttttttatatatatatttatttattttcccttttgttgcccttgttttattgttgtagttattattgttgttcttgatgtcatcgttgttggttggacaggacagagagaaatgaagagaggaggggaagacagagaggaggagagaaagatagacacctgcagacctgcttcaccgcctgtgaagcgactcccctgcaggtggggagccaggggctcgaaccggatcctttcgcctgttcttgtgctttgcaccacatgcgcttaacccactgcgctaccacccgactcctgaagtCTGGAGTTTTATCTCCATCATTgcctgtgccaaagtgatgcctgtcctttcttcctctttctttctttattatatattatatattatttgcctctagggttattgctggggctcagtgcctacactaacaatccattgctcctggaggctatttttttccttttgttaccctttttgtttattgttgctgctattattgttattgctgtcagttttgttagataggacagagagaaattgaaagagggaaaggcagagagggagagagaaagacagacacctgcagacctgcttcaccacctgtgaagtgatgccccctgcaggtgggggctgggggatcaaactgggatccttgtacctgtccttgcactttgtgccatgtgcacttaacctgcttgcgctaccacctggcctctttccctattcttcatccctctgggagtatggatctaggatcattatggagtgcagaaggtgggaggtctggcttccgtaattgcttcctgctgaacatgggtgttggcaggtcgatccatagtcccagcctgtctctctctttccctagtcgggcagggatctggggaggcggggctccaggacacattggtggggtaatctgcccagggaaatcaggtggcatcatggtataatctggaacctggtggctgaaagagttaagatataaagcacaggaggtcaggcggtggtgtagtgggttaagtgcacatggtgcaaagcgcaaggaccggcgtaaggatcccggtttgagcccccggctccccacctgcaggggagtcgcttcacaggcagtgaagcgggtctgcaggtgtctatctttctctacccctctctgtcttcccctcctctctccatttctctctgtcctgtccaacaacagcatcaacaatggtaataataataaccacaacaaggctacaacaagggcaacaaaaagagggaaaaatggcctccaggaaatcgtggattcatggtccaggcaccgagcccagcaataaccctgtagggaaaaaaaaaaataaataaaaaaatataaagtagaacaaattgttgactatcatgaacctaaaggcaaggatattgcagatgaaaattgggGGTCTCTGTTGTGGAAAAAGTAggttatggtctgggaggtggtacagtggataaagcactggactctgaagcatcggcagcgcagcaggttaagcacatgcagtgtgaagcacaaggatcctggtttgagggctccggctcctcatctgtaggggagtcacttcacaggtggtgaagcaggtctgcagttgtctatctctccccctctgccttcacctcttctctccatttctcactgtcctatctaacaatgacgacatcaataacaacaataataactacaacaagggcaacaaaagggaaaataaataaatatagaaaaaaattttaaaaagtaataaatctttgagggagggggaagaaggggaaatagagaaagggagagagaagatagatatctgcagacctgcttcaccacttgtgaaaacatTCCCCTTATATGTGAGCAGCTTGGTAAtacgtgtaccaccacccagctccctacctctttttgttttcatttttttttttaagtttactattaatgaaagggagagagggaaaagagagtcactctgacacatgtgatgccagagatcaaacttgggacttcacgcCTCAGAGTCCAGTACTGGATAGGAGTCTTCTTTGCCCTTCTCGTATTTTGACTTCACTGAGTGTCTGGTCGTGTTGAGGTGGCTGGCGGCTTGTACCAGTGTTGGTCTTGTACATATCTTCGCCTTGGTCCTAAGGCACTGCCGTGCAGTGGGAGCCTGAGGGTCTTCAGAGAGGTCTGCGTTTGGCAGCGgatgctggggtggggtggtagccCTAGCGGTGGCATGCGGAAGACATACAAAAGCAGCAGAGTCGCTGAATGTCGGGAATCTGTTTAttgacccctgccccccccactcACTGGTCACTACTCTTGACTCGTAGGACAACAGGTACAGAACTACAGGGGATCATCCCCAGCTCCGTGATCACCAGGTCCACCAGTTCTGGGGGGGTCACGTCATAGACCAGGTTTAGTAATCGTAGGGACTGATGGTTCTGCCAGTCAGCTAGGGCCACTCGCTCTCCTCGCTCACACAGCAGGTCATCAGGGTCATCTgcaatgggggtgggggcggtgggGGGATGACACACCCATTTATTTCCTCTTAGAAAGCAAGCTGCACTTCCAACATggctctccgcccccccccccccatcttctccttCCCTGGCACATCCTCTTCTGCCCTGTGGGCGGCTCCTTACCCAGCTCATTGGAGACAAAGGCGTCAGTCTGCACACGCTCACAGAACTTGTATGTCTCACAGCAGACCAGCACTGGCACATTATGGGCTCGTGCCACCAGGGCTAGCTGAGCTGTCCCCACTCGGGACATCACAGACCCATTGGCCAGGAGTGCATGAGCTCCCAGTAGCACCTTAGAGACCTatttggggtgtggggtgggtgtgTGATATGTGATCAGTGTTAGAATGAAAAATCCCCACTCCTGTCTCTGATGGCAATATTACGATAGAGAAACGAATCTTAGCGGTGGCTCTTCTCAAAGACATCTGACCACTGACCCCAGAACGAGGACCTCCTGTGGGGAGATGAAACTCCAAGGCTATATTTGTACTGTCCCCTCTTGCTGGCTGCTAGTTGATTAAAAAACTAACTGGCCCCTGCAAGCTCAGACTGTATTATAATATGCTACAGATGGTTTTCCTAGTGAAAACAAACAGATCTTCATAATTGTAGTTTCGTACTAATGGCAACTTTGGGGAGGTGGGATCATGCCTCTGCCACCACACCCTTTCACCTCCACCCTTGGGGTCCCTCTCCTCTGCCCTCACCTCAGGGAGCACATAGGAGGCTGCAGGAATCAGCAGGTAGGAGGCAGGGACCCCAGCACGGACAAGGGAACGTAGTGTGTGCCTTCCCTCCAGCCGGGGCCGGctgtccaccaccaccacccggaAGCGCTGGCCCTTAGCCCAAGCCTCCTGAAGAATCCGAGATACCAGAGATGAGCTGGAGTGAACGGAGAGGGGGGACTCAGTTAGAGAGGTCACTGACAGCTAGCTCATTCCTAGGGGGCAAAGATCTGTTTTCTTCTTACCAGGTCATTCCTGCCCCTCCTTgggccccctccctgccccccagtgCCCACAATTTTCTTGGGCACAGGGTCTGGACCATACCATCCATAAACCAGGATCACATCTCCATTACTGATCTTCTGACAAGCAAAGCGGGAAATGGCCTGGGCAGCAAGCACAATCTTCTCTTTCACATACCGATCGATGGCTGCTCTAAGTTCTGACTTGGCCTAAGTGAAGAGAGATGCTTAGGAAACAAGTCACAGACACATTCCAACCTCTGATTACTTTGccaggagtgggggctcaaagggGACCTCAGAAGTGGCACAAGTTAGAATGTGCACCCCTAGGCGGGGCAGAATGGCCACGACACACTTCCTGAGTCCTGCGGTGCTCCTCAGCCTCCCCGACTGCCCAGGCCCCCTTCTCACTCATGCTCATCACCTCCTCTTCCCGCTGGGAGCTGCTCACACCCGTGATCTCCTTGTTAAGGAACTTGATGGCATTGTGCATGCTCGCTGACAGGGGGCGGCACTGAGTCAGGAAGCTACAACGACAACAGGTTGCATTTGTGTGACTCTTCACAACTTTCAAGGCTTTCACCTTAATTATTAGGATCCTTTTTTAACTCtattattagatagacagagacagagagaaattgagagggaagtgagagacagagagggaaagagacagagagatgcccgaTACCTTATCTCACCATtggtaaagatttccccctgcaggtggggaacccgggtcctcgcacactgtaatgtgtgcacttaaccaggtgcaccaccacttggccctaaggctatcacttaatttttttttttaaattttcccttttgttgcccttttttttttattgttgtagttattattattgttcttattaatgtagttgttgttggataggacagagaaatagacagaggaggggaagacagaggggggagagaaagatagacacctgtagacctgcttcactgcctgtgaagcgactcccctgcaggtagggagccgggtgctggaaccgggatccttacgccggtccttgcatttcacgctacctgcgcttaacctgctgcactaccgcccaactcccgttaaGGCTCTCACTTtaaaagaatcttttaaaaattttttatcgtgggactgggtgttggcacacctagttaactgcacatgttaccatgtacaaaggccTGGATctgagtcctcagtccccacctgcagggggaaagctttgcaagtggtgagtagtgaagcagggatgcagatgtttttctctctccctgccaaccccttccctctcaatttctggctgtctctatccaataaataaagataatacacctggttaaatgcacacacaagtgtacaaggacccaggttcaaggccctggtccccacctgcaggggggaaagctttatgaatggtgaagtagaactgcaggtatttctctctctccttctctatcttccctctgatttctgtctctatccaatagtaaatcaaaaaattttaataaaaataaatatattttttataatactggggttatcactggagcttggataaatccactgctcttggcagccattttttcttttatttattcattcatttttgatagagatagaaaggacagagaggaagtgtACTTCATAGAGCAcgcatattaccatgttcaaagaccaaggttcaaggcccctgttcctcacctgcaggggggatatttcacaagcagtaaagcaggtctgcaggtgtctctctctcaatttctctctatcctatcacataaaatagaaaggaaaaaatggcggcCAGGAACAGGAGGTAATAATGTTGGTACCAACGCCAGCAACAATCCTGATGGCAGCTGAGAGAGAACGAGAGGAGAAAAACATGTGCAGTATTGATTCGCCCTCCGTCCTTGCAGGTGacatcaggggcttgaattcaagtccttgtacatggtaacatgataCAACActacctgacccccaccttttaaaaaattatttatttatttacttatttatttttattgtaataggattttaaaaaaaagtttatttattccctttttgttgcccttgttgttttattgttgttgttattgatctcatcgttgttagataggacaaagagaaatggagagaggaggggaagacagagagggagagagaaagatagacacctgcagacctgcttcaccacttgtgaagtgactcccctgcaggtggggagccgggggctccaagcgagatctttacgccggtccttgcactttgcgccacgtgcgcttaacccgctgcgctaccacctgactcccctataaTAGGATTTtaccactccaggatgactttttcagatagagataagcATAATGAAGCAGGCGTGCACACACATGTACgcataagagagagagggagatggaaagaccatagcaatgaagcttccttcgatgtggtgggggccaggcttgaacctgagttttgcacatagcaaagcactgcactatccaagtgagctattttgctgtttCTCCATTCTGACATTGCCagataaaaagacagacagagaggtacccggtttcagaaataattggtggaaaaaaaggaaaaggaaaagagaaagagagagagagagagagagagagagagacagaaagaccataatactgaagctttcctcagtgtggtggaggccaggtttaaaaaaaagaatacacacacacacacgtttttttGGCCGGGGTgatacaatggttatacaaaaagactctcatgctcgaggctccaaagtcctgggttgaaTTCctgaatcaccataaaccagaactgagtagtactctggttaaaaaaaaaaagggggggggttcaGTGGCATACTCTGTTGagtccacacattaccatgtgtgaggacctgggttcaagccctactcTCCACCTAaaggaaggttcacaagtggtgaagcaggtctgtaggtgtctctctttctccccctctcaatccctttcctctcaatttctgtcttactgAAATACAtatggaagatagtataatggtttaataaaaagactttcatgtttgaggctccaaagtctcagtttcaatcccccctacaacataagccagagctgagcagtacggatagatctctctctatctctcaaaacaaaacaaacaaaaattagggTTGGGTAGCCAGCAAAATGATTCTGTAAAAAATGTTCCTGCCTGAGtctttgaggttccaggttcaatccccagcactatcataagccagagctgagtgctctTGTCCCTCTCTGTATTTCATTCATATACAtaagaaaaatcagaaaatataaaataaaaaaatttttttttattgcctccagggttattgctgaggctcggtgcctgcactatgaatccactgctcctggaagccatttttccccttttgttgcccttgttgtttatctttgttgttggataggacagagaggggaagagaaagatagacacctacagacctacttcactgcttgtgaggcaaccctcccccccgcaggtggggagccgggggctcgaacggggttCCTTCCgctggtctttgcattttgtatcatgggtgcttaacctactgcgccactgcctgatcccccaaaatataaaaattttaacaaatattttaaaatatttttctttttgtgttttttaaatttttatagtagttttaaaaaatttattttcccttttgttgcccttgttttttattgttgttgtagttattactgttgttgttactgatgtcgtcgtcattgttagataagacagagagaaatggagagaggagaggaggacagagaaggaaggagagaaagacagacacctgcagacctgcttcaccacaggtgatccccctgcaggtgaggagccgggggatccttaggccagtccttgcactttgcgccatgtgcgcttaacctgctgcactactgcccagctccctttctttatgttttatttatttattttttatgtttaagtttttatttatttatgagaaagataggaggagagagaaacaaccagatatcactctggcacaagtgcggctggggatcaaactcgagacctcatgcttgagagtccaaagctttatcactgcaccacctcctggaccacgtctttttatgtttttttacttaaaaacactttaattgggggtcgggcggtggcgcagtgggttaagcgcacgtggcgcaaagcgcagggaccagcgtagcgatcccggttcgagcccccggctccccacctgcaggggagttgcttcacgagcggtgaagcaggtctgcaggtgtctgtctttctctccccctctctctgtcttcccctcctctctccatttctctctgtcctatccaacaacaaagcaacgtcaacaatggcaataataaccgcaatgaggctgcaacaactagggcaacaaaaaaggggggaaaaatggcctccaggagcggtggattcatggtgcaggcaccgagcccagcaataaccctggaggaaaaaaaaaaaaaaaaaaaaaaacactttaattgggggtcgggcggtagcgcagtgggttaagcaaagcgccaaggaccggcgtaaggatcctgattcgagcccctagctccccacctgcaggggagtcacttcacaggtgttgaagcaggggtctgcaggtgtctatctttctctcctcctctctgtcttcccctcctctctccatttctctctgtcctatccaacaacaatgacatcaacaacaacaataataaccacaacaaggctacaacaacaagggcaacaaaaggggagaaaaacattttaattatctttatttattggatagagaagccagaagttgagagggaaaggggagaaagggagggagggagggagagagagagagagacacctgcaatattgcttcaccacttgcaaagctttccccctgcaggcggggactgggggcttgaagccaggtccctaCACATTATgatatgcgcactcaaccaggtgcactacactagctcctttccttttttcattcatttatttattttggataaagacagagattgagaagggagagatcgagaaggaaagtgaaggcagggatagatagcataatgattatgcaaagagactattcctgtttgagactctaaagtcccaggttcgataccctgcaccaccatcaaccagagctgagcagtgcactggtgaaaaaaaaaaaaaaagagaaaactaaacaACAAAAGTAAAACTAAAAATCAAAAAGATGtctacagagagacatctgcagccctgcctcaccactcagaaagttttccccctgcaggaggggaccaggggttggaacccaggtctttgcactctgtaatgtgtgtgtttaaccagatgctccacAGCCTGTCCCCCCAAATATCATTTTTTCAAAGGAAAAGCACCTGTCAGAAGAGGTAGATTTGTTGTGTAGCCACTAAGCCAGCAATTAAACAAAGGCAGGCCAGGAAAGAGCTGTAGCAATAAAACACACACGGGCATGCACGAGGCCCAGGGTTTATTCCTCGGCACAGTGTGAAGGGACAGTGGTGCCAGAGTCTTGCAGTTAAACACGTAAAGAGCAAGGGAGAAGGCAGGAGAGCGGGCAGGGCGGAGCGCATGTAATGCAGGTGTGTGCGCTCACCTGAAGTAGGGCTTCAGCCTATTTACCAGGTCCCGGGAAAGCTCTTCGTTGGGAGGCGTGGTGTAATCCTGAATCACCTATGGGAGGGGCTGGTTAGCCAAAGGCCCCTCGCCAAGGTCCATGGCAGGGGAGCGGCTGAGGAGAGAGCTGAAGACACTGGCTGGTCCCATCCCCCCCAGAGCCCGCAGTGTTGGGAGGTGGGGCTGGGTCTCGGGGAATGAGTGGGCATTACCTGCTGCAGGGCACCGAGCAGGGCGATGCAGCGGGCATTGGAGCCACTGACCAGGCCCTGGGAATACTGCAGGCCGAGCCGCACCATGGCTGGGTGGATCACAGAGGATGGGATGCTGAAGGGATGGCGGTGTCACACATGTGCGAGGGAGCTGAGGCTCCtgctgcccccctgccccccatggCAGGGAACATCCCTCCTGCTTCTCCCCACAGACCCAAGCCCCAACCACCAGAGCCTCCAGAGTTACTACAATTCAGATTG
Above is a window of Erinaceus europaeus chromosome 3, mEriEur2.1, whole genome shotgun sequence DNA encoding:
- the EIF2B4 gene encoding translation initiation factor eIF-2B subunit delta, with the translated sequence MPGIVVHLKETARRGRPSGGSCSPSACAGQSVGRRLMAAVAVAVREDSGAGMRAELAPRPGAAAGRELTPEEKLQLRKEKKQQKKKRKEEKGAEPDPGSAAPAAPCQAPTKEPPAPGSHLGAAGEKVPAGRSKAELRAERRAKQEAERALKLARKAEQGGQPAQAGPSSARDTPSGPKRLPEHTQADDLTLLRRLVKKPERQKVPTREDYGSKVSLFSHLPQYSRKNTLTQDMSIPSSVIHPAMVRLGLQYSQGLVSGSNARCIALLGALQQVIQDYTTPPNEELSRDLVNRLKPYFSFLTQCRPLSASMHNAIKFLNKEITGVSSSQREEEAKSELRAAIDRYVKEKIVLAAQAISRFACQKISNGDVILVYGCSSLVSRILQEAWAKGQRFRVVVVDSRPRLEGRHTLRSLVRAGVPASYLLIPAASYVLPEVSKVLLGAHALLANGSVMSRVGTAQLALVARAHNVPVLVCCETYKFCERVQTDAFVSNELDDPDDLLCERGERVALADWQNHQSLRLLNLVYDVTPPELVDLVITELGMIPCSSVPVVLRVKSSDQ